The Thermosulfurimonas sp. F29 genome includes a window with the following:
- the ruvB gene encoding Holliday junction branch migration DNA helicase RuvB, whose protein sequence is MDRLRPRTLAEYIGQEAVKRELSVYLSAARSRGEALDHMLLTGFPGLGKTTLAQVVANELSVNLKITSGAALERPGDLAAILTTLEDRDILFIDEIHRLPRACEEVLYPAMEDFALDFVVGKGPGARAVRLKLPRFTLIGATTRPGLLSAPLRDRFGIVFKLDFYDEEALTLIVKRSAGILGLSITEEAARLIASRSRGTPRIANRLLRRVRDFAQVHGCNEITSRVAEEALSLMDLDPLGLSPLDRRILETILEKFDGGPVGLSTLATALCEDPQTLEDLHEPYLIRCGLLRRTRKGRVLTERAYAYLKARRNALPF, encoded by the coding sequence ATGGATCGGTTGCGTCCCCGGACCCTTGCGGAATACATCGGCCAGGAGGCCGTAAAGAGGGAGCTTTCCGTCTATCTTTCCGCGGCCCGATCCCGCGGAGAGGCCCTGGATCACATGCTTCTCACCGGATTTCCCGGGCTGGGGAAGACCACCCTGGCCCAGGTGGTGGCCAACGAGCTCTCCGTAAACCTCAAAATCACCTCCGGGGCGGCGCTGGAAAGACCGGGAGACCTCGCCGCCATCCTCACCACGCTGGAGGACCGGGACATCCTCTTCATAGACGAGATCCACCGCCTCCCCCGGGCCTGCGAGGAGGTCCTTTATCCGGCGATGGAGGACTTCGCCCTGGATTTCGTGGTGGGAAAAGGGCCGGGGGCCCGGGCGGTGCGGCTCAAACTCCCCCGGTTTACCCTCATCGGGGCCACCACCCGTCCCGGTCTCCTATCCGCCCCCCTGCGGGATCGGTTCGGCATCGTCTTCAAGCTGGACTTTTACGACGAGGAGGCCCTCACCCTCATCGTGAAGCGCTCGGCCGGGATCCTGGGGCTTTCCATTACCGAGGAGGCCGCCCGGCTTATCGCCTCCCGGTCCCGGGGCACTCCCCGCATCGCCAATCGCCTTCTCCGCCGGGTCAGGGACTTCGCCCAGGTCCACGGCTGCAATGAGATTACCTCCCGCGTGGCCGAGGAGGCCCTTTCCCTGATGGATCTCGATCCCCTGGGACTTTCCCCCCTGGATCGCCGAATCCTTGAAACCATCCTTGAAAAGTTCGACGGGGGGCCGGTGGGGCTCTCCACCCTGGCCACCGCCCTCTGCGAGGATCCTCAGACCCTGGAGGATCTTCACGAACCCTATCTGATTCGCTGCGGGCTTCTGCGCCGTACCAGAAAGGGACGGGTGCTTACCGAACGGGCCTACGCCTATTTAAAAGCCCGGCGAAATGCGCTACCTTTTTAA